Proteins encoded by one window of Camelus bactrianus isolate YW-2024 breed Bactrian camel chromosome 9, ASM4877302v1, whole genome shotgun sequence:
- the F3 gene encoding tissue factor isoform X1, whose amino-acid sequence MATPLGPWAPCPKAAVARALLLGWVLVQVAGAVGASDVVVAYNLTWKSTNFKTILEWEPKPINHVYTVQISPRLGNWKNKCFYTTNTECDVTDEIVKNVRETYLARVFSQPADAAGSAGEPQFTNSPEFTPYLDTNLGQPTIQSFEQAGTKLNVTVKDARTLVRVNGSFLSLREVFGKDLNYTLYYWRASSTGKKKATTNTNEFSIDVDKGENYCFQVQAVILSRRANQKSPESPIECHSREKGVFREVFFIVGALVFVVFIVVILSLSLYKCRKARAGRGRKESAPLTAA is encoded by the exons ATGGCGACCCCTCTTGGGCCCTGGGCGCCCTGCCCCAAGGCCGCCGTCGCTCGGGCGCTCCTGCTCGGCTGGGTCCTCGTCCAGGTGGCGGGAGCCGTAG GCGCCTCAGATGTAGTAGTAGCATATAATTTAACTTGGAAATCAACTAATTTCAAGACAATTTTGGAGTGGGAACCCAAACCCATCAATCATGTCTACACTGTTCAGATAAG cccGAGATTAGGAAACTGGAAAAACAAATGCTTCTACACAACAAACACAGAGTGTGACGTCACCGATGAGATTGTGAAAAACGTGAGGGAAACGTACCTGGCGCGGGTCTTTTCGCAGCCGGCAGACGCCGCCGGCTCCGCGGGGGAGCCTCAGTTTACCAACTCCCCGGAGTTCACGCCCTACCTCGACA CAAACCTCGGACAGCCAACAATTCAAAGTTTTGAACAAGCTGGGACAAAGCTGAATGTAACTGTGAAGGATGCACGTACCTTAGTCAGAGTGAATGGCTCGTTCCTAAGCCTCCGGGAGGTTTTTGGCAAGGACCTAAATTACACACTTTATTATTGGAGAGCTTCAAGTACAGGAAAG AAAAAGGCCACGACAAACACTAATGAATTCTCGATTGATGTGGACAAAGGAGAAAACTACTGTTTCCAGGTTCAAGCAGTGATTCTGTCACGAAGAGCTAACCAGAAGAGTCCAGAAAGTCCCATTGAGTGCCACAGCCGAGAGAAAGGTGTCTTCAGAG AAGTCTTCTTCATCGTTGGAGCCTTGGTGTTTGTGGTCTTCATCGTCGTcatcctgtctctgtctctgtacAAGTGCAGGAAGGCGAGAGCAGGGCGGGGCAGGAAGGAGAGCGCGCCCCTCACTGCTGCGTAG
- the F3 gene encoding tissue factor isoform X2 encodes MATPLGPWAPCPKAAVARALLLGWVLVQVAGAVGASDVVVAYNLTWKSTNFKTILEWEPKPINHVYTVQISPRLGNWKNKCFYTTNTECDVTDEIVKNVRETYLARVFSQPADAAGSAGEPQFTNSPEFTPYLDTNLGQPTIQSFEQAGTKLNVTVKDARTLVRVNGSFLSLREVFGKDLNYTLYYWRASSTGKKSSSSLEPWCLWSSSSSSCLCLCTSAGRREQGGAGRRARPSLLRRDLAVGSAGSAEAACAATKSFEGSRIRAGKGVLWSTETLGLKGSSLFDLFPASALDTWEVVSGTAIPRFNFSFNTRAPFAHITLQTVCFLHSP; translated from the exons ATGGCGACCCCTCTTGGGCCCTGGGCGCCCTGCCCCAAGGCCGCCGTCGCTCGGGCGCTCCTGCTCGGCTGGGTCCTCGTCCAGGTGGCGGGAGCCGTAG GCGCCTCAGATGTAGTAGTAGCATATAATTTAACTTGGAAATCAACTAATTTCAAGACAATTTTGGAGTGGGAACCCAAACCCATCAATCATGTCTACACTGTTCAGATAAG cccGAGATTAGGAAACTGGAAAAACAAATGCTTCTACACAACAAACACAGAGTGTGACGTCACCGATGAGATTGTGAAAAACGTGAGGGAAACGTACCTGGCGCGGGTCTTTTCGCAGCCGGCAGACGCCGCCGGCTCCGCGGGGGAGCCTCAGTTTACCAACTCCCCGGAGTTCACGCCCTACCTCGACA CAAACCTCGGACAGCCAACAATTCAAAGTTTTGAACAAGCTGGGACAAAGCTGAATGTAACTGTGAAGGATGCACGTACCTTAGTCAGAGTGAATGGCTCGTTCCTAAGCCTCCGGGAGGTTTTTGGCAAGGACCTAAATTACACACTTTATTATTGGAGAGCTTCAAGTACAGGAAAG AAGTCTTCTTCATCGTTGGAGCCTTGGTGTTTGTGGTCTTCATCGTCGTcatcctgtctctgtctctgtacAAGTGCAGGAAGGCGAGAGCAGGGCGGGGCAGGAAGGAGAGCGCGCCCCTCACTGCTGCGTAGAGATCTCGCTGTGGGATCTGCCGGCTCCGCGGAGGCTGCGTGCGCTGCGACCAAGAGCTTTGAAGGCAGTAGAATCCGTGCAGGCAAGGGAGTGCTTTGGAGCACGGAGACCCTGGGGCTCAAAGGGAGCTCTTTATTTGACCTGTTCCCAGCGTCAGCATTAGACACTTGGGAGGTAGTGAGCGGTACAGCAATTCCAaggtttaatttctcttttaacaCTAGGGCACCTTTTGCACATATCACACTTCAGACTGTGTGTTTTCTACACTCACCGTGA